One window of the Candidatus Jettenia sp. genome contains the following:
- a CDS encoding beta-ketoacyl-[acyl-carrier-protein] synthase family protein: MGVQKSWESFIHGRDGANEMKSFDTSHYKVHRSCEVKDFHLDVELENQIKENTIHKYVYYAAREALQESGLLHDKSSFNKERFGIAMGTLAAELTPHERLLRLHTSKKDNGFDKIVAAVYPPNSITNILAQYFHFEGPTMVSLNACSSGNHAIAWAYDLLIENKVDVVMVGGGDMIPQTEFTHFHNLKALAPEHCQPFDKNRQGLMIGEGAGILIMERYEFARKRGAVIIAEMAGYGLSCDGFHMTAPHPEGEGAVKCMSDALKMARLSPSDIGYINAHGTGTPHNDKAETIAIKHLFRDHAYNIPCSSTKSMIGHLMGAASAVESVICCLALRYGILPPTIHYHTPDPECDLDYVPNRARELTVKHVLNNSFAFGGNNATTIFSKIE; the protein is encoded by the coding sequence ATAGGTGTTCAAAAAAGTTGGGAATCCTTTATCCATGGCCGCGATGGAGCTAATGAGATGAAGTCATTCGATACCTCCCATTACAAGGTTCACCGTTCTTGTGAGGTAAAGGATTTTCATCTGGATGTTGAATTAGAGAATCAAATAAAGGAAAATACCATCCATAAATATGTTTATTATGCAGCCCGGGAGGCATTGCAGGAAAGCGGTTTGTTGCATGATAAGAGCAGCTTTAATAAGGAACGTTTTGGTATTGCCATGGGAACCTTAGCGGCTGAATTAACACCTCATGAAAGACTTTTACGATTACATACCTCAAAAAAAGATAACGGTTTTGATAAGATTGTTGCTGCTGTTTATCCTCCAAATTCTATTACGAATATCCTTGCTCAATATTTTCACTTTGAAGGGCCTACCATGGTCTCACTGAATGCCTGTTCTTCAGGTAATCATGCCATTGCCTGGGCTTACGACCTTCTTATAGAAAATAAGGTAGATGTTGTAATGGTTGGTGGAGGGGATATGATCCCTCAAACGGAATTTACTCATTTCCATAATCTCAAAGCGCTTGCTCCTGAACACTGTCAGCCTTTTGATAAAAACAGGCAAGGACTCATGATCGGAGAAGGAGCCGGTATCTTGATCATGGAACGTTATGAATTTGCCAGGAAAAGGGGGGCAGTTATTATTGCTGAAATGGCGGGTTATGGATTAAGCTGTGATGGATTCCATATGACAGCACCTCATCCGGAAGGTGAAGGTGCTGTAAAATGTATGAGTGATGCGCTAAAAATGGCAAGACTTTCTCCGTCTGATATTGGCTATATCAATGCACATGGTACGGGTACACCACATAATGATAAGGCGGAGACTATTGCTATAAAGCACCTATTCAGAGATCATGCTTATAACATTCCCTGCAGTTCTACAAAATCCATGATAGGTCATCTTATGGGTGCAGCGAGTGCTGTAGAATCTGTTATATGCTGCCTTGCATTACGATACGGAATATTGCCTCCAACAATTCATTACCATACACCTGATCCGGAGTGTGACCTTGATTACGTACCTAATAGGGCACGGGAGTTAACCGTTAAGCATGTTTTAAATAACTCATTTGCCTTTGGTGGTAATAACGCTACCACGATATTCAGTAAAATAGAATAG
- a CDS encoding beta-ketoacyl-[acyl-carrier-protein] synthase family protein encodes MKRRVVVTGIGIVSPLGFTKEDFWNNLIEGKSGIVPMTSLDLSPYTCKLGGEVRDLHPEIYLGNKGLKYLHKGTRFLGSATKMALDDAKLPQDGSLSDQTGVVIGSSLGNFSETTDYFYEIIRNNPSELSPMVSYDVALNSSINYVSVTFKIKGLARTISAGFTSSADAIGNAYGIIQRDMAKVIVAGGVEQISIDLYLIFYLRGLLSGLDGTKEASLPFDNKRNGFVMSEGSYVVILEELQHALDRGAPIYAEVRGFGNTFVGGKNYSKEERTRRVERAMYSALEEADIQKETIDLISANANGCKMQDAIEAQAIQSFYGSKGNDIPISAIKSNMGESYGAAGAAQFISTVMSIHTSTIPHIINHNEKDPKVNLNLILQNPVRKEIQNAMVNTMDYDGNNSCLVISKL; translated from the coding sequence ATGAAACGAAGAGTCGTAGTTACAGGAATAGGGATTGTATCACCTCTTGGATTTACCAAAGAGGATTTTTGGAATAACCTCATAGAGGGAAAATCGGGCATTGTGCCAATGACATCTCTTGATCTCTCACCATATACATGCAAGCTTGGCGGAGAGGTTAGAGACCTTCATCCCGAAATCTATCTTGGTAATAAAGGTTTGAAGTACTTACATAAAGGCACAAGGTTCTTAGGATCGGCCACGAAGATGGCGCTTGATGATGCAAAGTTACCGCAGGATGGTTCTTTATCGGATCAAACAGGTGTGGTTATTGGGTCGTCTTTAGGCAATTTTTCTGAAACAACAGATTATTTCTATGAGATTATCAGAAATAATCCTTCAGAATTATCGCCGATGGTCAGCTATGATGTCGCATTAAATTCTTCAATTAACTACGTTTCTGTTACCTTTAAGATAAAGGGACTTGCACGGACTATATCAGCAGGTTTCACATCAAGTGCGGATGCGATAGGGAATGCATATGGCATAATTCAGCGAGATATGGCCAAAGTTATTGTTGCGGGTGGAGTCGAGCAGATTTCTATCGACCTGTATCTCATATTTTATCTGCGAGGTCTCTTATCAGGTCTTGATGGCACAAAGGAGGCTAGTTTACCCTTCGATAATAAAAGGAATGGTTTTGTAATGTCTGAAGGCAGTTATGTGGTTATTCTCGAAGAGCTTCAGCATGCTCTGGACAGAGGAGCGCCTATCTACGCAGAAGTAAGAGGCTTTGGGAACACCTTTGTAGGCGGTAAAAATTATTCGAAAGAGGAAAGGACACGCCGTGTTGAAAGGGCCATGTACAGCGCCTTAGAAGAAGCAGATATTCAGAAAGAAACTATTGATCTTATCAGCGCAAATGCAAATGGATGCAAAATGCAGGACGCTATTGAAGCACAGGCAATCCAATCCTTTTATGGCTCAAAGGGCAATGATATTCCTATCTCGGCAATAAAATCGAATATGGGTGAATCTTATGGTGCCGCAGGTGCTGCTCAGTTTATTTCTACTGTAATGTCTATACATACCAGCACAATACCCCACATCATTAATCACAACGAAAAAGATCCGAAAGTTAATCTAAACCTTATCCTGCAGAATCCCGTCAGGAAAGAAATTCAAAATGCAATGGTAAACACCATGGATTACGATGGAAATAATTCATGTTTGGTGATAAGTAAATTATGA